CGGGCAACGCCCGAACGATGTCGTTGCTCGCGCGAAAGCGGCTGATCTCGCTGAACTTCTTCGGCTCGGGACGAAACAGGATCGCAGTTCCTTCGTTCGTCACCGCAATCAGTTTGCCATCGGCATACAGCAAATGGGCTGTGCCTAGATTGCTCTCTTGCCACATCACCTTGCCGGTCGCCAGTTCGACGCAGCGGAGTTCCGGCCGACCGAGGTCTTCTCGGCCATGGATTCCATACAAGTAACCATCGACCAGGACCGGTGTGTTATACTGGCTCGAAAGTGTGTCGTCGTTTTCCCAGATCGGTTTGAACTGGTTCTTGTCCAGCTCGACTAACTTCGCACCGACGCCATAGCTGGAAGTCACGAACAGTTTGTCGCCACTGACGATCGGTGTCGCGGCGTTCACGGTCGGTCCCCGGGCACCAAATGGAAAGCCATACAAAACGCTGCCCGTAAACGGATCGACCACAACTGTTTGCATCCGCGTGACAAAAACGGCATAAGGTCGACCTGCGATCGACGCCATGACCGGTGACGAATAGCTGGCCGCATCGTCGGTTGCTCTCCATTGGAACTGGCCATCGGCAAGTCTCACCGCGACAATCCCGGCACCATTACGGCCGCCGACATTTACCATCACGGTTTTATCATAAACGATCGGCGTACTGCCAAAGCCAAAGTAACCATCCGGAGCTCCGAACTGCCCGGCCAGGTCGACTTCCCACTTCAGTTTGCCCGATTGACGATCAACGCTCCGCAAGATGCCTGCCGCACCAAACACGATGACTGAATCTTCCGTCACGACAGGCACACAGCGTGGTCCATCGTCCGGATTGATCGAAGGCTGATACGAGGCCCGCATATCGCGAGCCCAGATTTTCTTGCCCGTTTTCAGTTCGACCGCTTCCAGTAATTCCGAGGCCGCCTCGCGATGAAAAAGGTAAACCACACCATCTGAGATTGCCGGTCCAGCGTAGCCGGTGCCTAGATTGCGTTTCCAAACCTCTTGCGGACCACGATCGGGCCATTCGTCTAGCAGGCTTTCGTCCTGGGCGTGACCATTTCGGTCAGGGCCTAGAATTTGCGGCCAATCCCCCGCGCGAGCGACATCTGCCAGGGGAAGCAGGCAAAGGATGGTGCTCAGAAGTTTCCAACAGAATCGAGGGGTTTTCATGAGAGAATCCTGGGGGGCGTTGGTGCCGCGAAGTGCCGAATTCATTTATATTTAGCATGGTATCGCGCCAGCCCGGTCGAGGCCAATCGGCCGGGATCGAGGGGAAGTGCATTTTTGGTTGGTTGGAATCGTCCTTTGCGGCGGATAGTCTGAAAACGCTGTATGCCACGCTGGTTTCGCATCTGGGAAAAGAAACGCGGTTCGCGCCGTACGGTCTCGCGCGTCGTCGCGACCGTGGGCGAGACGTTTTTCTTTTCGGCGCTCTTCTTTTTCGGCGTGATCTTCACGGCGATGACGGTGGCGTCGACGGTGCTGCAAACCTGGCCGATCCGCTCGATGTTCCCGGAAGTCGCTTACGTCGAAGGGGAATGCACCATTCTGGAAACCCGCGTCGTGGTGACCGGAACCGACGAGTACCCACACTACGAACCAGAAGCCCTCGTTCAGTTGGAACTGCCTGATCGCCAGTTCCGGGCATGGACACTGCGTCGCTCCCCAATCAGCTACACCACGCAGCAAGCAGGCTGGGACCGACTCAACGGCTACGAGCCTGGCTGGATCTATCCTTGCTGGTACGATCCCGACAGCCCAGGACAAAGCCTGGTGCTTGAGCGAACGCCTGCCTACGGCTTGTGGGTCATCTTCCTGGTGCTTAACTCATTCATCGTGA
The window above is part of the Bremerella sp. JC817 genome. Proteins encoded here:
- a CDS encoding PQQ-binding-like beta-propeller repeat protein, with amino-acid sequence MKTPRFCWKLLSTILCLLPLADVARAGDWPQILGPDRNGHAQDESLLDEWPDRGPQEVWKRNLGTGYAGPAISDGVVYLFHREAASELLEAVELKTGKKIWARDMRASYQPSINPDDGPRCVPVVTEDSVIVFGAAGILRSVDRQSGKLKWEVDLAGQFGAPDGYFGFGSTPIVYDKTVMVNVGGRNGAGIVAVRLADGQFQWRATDDAASYSSPVMASIAGRPYAVFVTRMQTVVVDPFTGSVLYGFPFGARGPTVNAATPIVSGDKLFVTSSYGVGAKLVELDKNQFKPIWENDDTLSSQYNTPVLVDGYLYGIHGREDLGRPELRCVELATGKVMWQESNLGTAHLLYADGKLIAVTNEGTAILFRPEPKKFSEISRFRASNDIVRALPALSGGYLLVRETGTRGGPVRCFQIGKPSEP